In the genome of Carnobacterium viridans, one region contains:
- a CDS encoding ATP-binding protein yields the protein MTLKIKSMEIYGYGKWVDHKIEDITNLQLFYGENEAGKTTLMSFIHSVLFGFPSKISSELRYEPKSSSQYGGRLFLTGTQYGDVQIERVRGKANGTVTVTFASGETGGEEWLEKILSGLDKATYQALFSFNLAGLQKVQQLNREKLNRYFLSVGSIGNEQLLKVADKFQTEASKLFKPNGRVTIINKKMADVEAKRKQVKLAKEKNSQYMNWLLEKDNLEKELLSLREQRTHYEDKAFKLNQLESNWVLFSEMQDIQHQIKKEQLEELPKDGLYQLNHYNQEINQLKLTITQQQEKLHYLRDKTEETKQLKVFIEHRDEINQLMEKLDYVQAKLQETIFIKETILATQHQLLREKQQLGLEEQQAIPDIMTEESRFRLNDLQVKQAQVEQKIKLLTERIAFLNFQQESLGDQLDKLEKRLWDNQSYQEVENQLEKKNPDPRAYNKVDKQSEQKLSKGKLINLIIGTMISILGVYLSNGTGLVLTIAGLGLLLYSIWPIIKKITTPNKVEVIKETAYSFEEYIQQTEIRKQWREKLAEIDQVILELNEKQAQYEETENQQVHVEKEFQSWKQIYGYPLEYSNSRLMQETDIFGAIREKENNIYEKQTQLSQMENEIVEWKESLDYLQSVIFVDWNSNMQLIEGIKQFFKEVTTDEEKIKELTRQHKTAHQHIEQLIMQQKEFERKRRSLFQTVKAKTEEDFRKKYVLEEELITKKARLNLLEQQVGEYSALLEKYRDKAALIESIQDLKVKLQQLKDSIESKLNKKIKTEVALKNLEVGGAYSELLQEYANLKSETQILVDEWTTYKIAAELIERTLTEARKDRFPATIRDTTYFFAILTNGNYQKVFLKDQTITVQRKDGTLFEASELSQATAEQLYVALRFSFVKNASDLIQLPLLVDDGFVNFDHQRKKEMYQLLQRISEDMQVFYFTFDASVTDVFRKEQIEML from the coding sequence ATGACCTTGAAGATTAAATCAATGGAAATATATGGTTATGGAAAATGGGTAGACCACAAAATAGAGGATATAACTAACTTGCAATTGTTTTATGGAGAAAATGAAGCTGGAAAAACAACTTTAATGTCGTTTATTCACAGTGTTCTTTTTGGATTTCCTTCTAAGATTAGTTCTGAGCTAAGATATGAACCTAAGAGTAGCAGCCAATACGGAGGAAGGCTCTTTTTAACTGGTACACAATATGGGGATGTTCAAATTGAGCGTGTACGAGGAAAAGCAAACGGCACGGTTACAGTTACTTTTGCTAGTGGAGAAACGGGTGGCGAAGAATGGCTTGAAAAAATATTGTCTGGATTGGATAAGGCAACTTATCAAGCACTATTTTCTTTTAATTTAGCTGGTCTTCAAAAAGTCCAACAATTAAATCGTGAAAAATTGAATCGTTATTTTTTAAGTGTAGGATCAATTGGAAACGAACAGTTGTTAAAGGTGGCAGATAAGTTTCAAACGGAAGCGAGTAAGTTGTTTAAGCCCAATGGCCGAGTGACCATTATTAATAAAAAAATGGCCGATGTTGAAGCAAAAAGGAAACAAGTAAAACTAGCAAAAGAAAAGAATAGTCAGTACATGAATTGGTTGCTTGAAAAAGACAATCTTGAAAAAGAGTTGCTCAGCTTACGAGAACAAAGGACACATTATGAAGACAAAGCGTTCAAGCTAAACCAATTAGAATCAAATTGGGTACTTTTTAGTGAGATGCAAGATATCCAACATCAAATAAAAAAAGAACAGCTCGAAGAATTGCCCAAAGATGGATTGTATCAGCTCAATCATTACAATCAAGAAATAAATCAGCTTAAATTAACCATTACGCAACAACAAGAAAAATTGCATTATCTTAGAGATAAGACAGAGGAAACAAAGCAACTTAAAGTGTTTATCGAACATAGAGATGAAATCAATCAATTGATGGAAAAGCTGGATTATGTCCAAGCTAAGTTACAAGAAACTATTTTTATTAAAGAAACGATTTTGGCTACACAACATCAATTATTGCGTGAAAAACAACAATTAGGTTTAGAAGAACAACAAGCTATACCAGATATTATGACTGAGGAAAGTCGGTTTAGATTAAATGATTTACAAGTTAAACAAGCTCAAGTAGAGCAAAAAATAAAACTACTAACTGAACGTATAGCGTTTTTGAACTTCCAGCAAGAATCTTTAGGAGATCAACTCGATAAACTAGAGAAACGACTATGGGATAATCAATCCTATCAAGAAGTAGAAAATCAACTAGAAAAAAAGAATCCTGACCCACGTGCGTATAATAAAGTAGATAAGCAAAGTGAACAAAAACTAAGTAAAGGAAAACTCATTAACTTGATTATCGGAACAATGATAAGTATTTTAGGAGTGTATCTGTCTAATGGTACTGGATTAGTCCTCACGATTGCTGGTTTAGGACTCTTACTCTATAGTATTTGGCCAATCATCAAAAAAATAACCACACCAAATAAAGTAGAAGTGATTAAAGAAACGGCGTATTCATTTGAAGAATATATTCAACAAACCGAGATTCGAAAACAATGGCGAGAAAAACTTGCAGAAATTGATCAAGTTATTCTTGAATTAAATGAGAAACAAGCTCAATATGAAGAAACTGAAAATCAACAAGTTCATGTTGAAAAAGAATTTCAATCATGGAAACAAATATATGGTTATCCACTAGAGTACTCGAACAGCAGATTGATGCAAGAAACGGATATTTTTGGAGCAATAAGAGAAAAAGAAAACAACATCTATGAAAAACAAACACAATTAAGCCAAATGGAGAATGAGATAGTTGAGTGGAAAGAATCCCTCGATTATTTACAGTCTGTTATTTTTGTTGATTGGAATAGCAATATGCAGTTAATTGAAGGAATAAAACAATTTTTTAAAGAAGTTACAACGGATGAGGAAAAAATAAAAGAACTTACAAGGCAGCATAAAACAGCACATCAGCATATTGAACAGCTCATTATGCAACAAAAAGAATTTGAACGAAAGAGAAGATCGCTTTTCCAAACGGTTAAAGCTAAAACTGAAGAAGATTTCCGGAAAAAATATGTACTAGAGGAAGAATTAATAACAAAAAAAGCTCGTTTAAATTTGTTAGAACAGCAAGTTGGCGAATACAGTGCATTGTTAGAAAAATATCGTGATAAGGCTGCTTTAATTGAAAGTATCCAAGACCTAAAAGTAAAACTGCAACAATTAAAAGATTCAATTGAAAGCAAGTTAAATAAAAAAATAAAAACAGAAGTCGCGTTGAAAAATTTAGAAGTTGGTGGAGCTTATTCTGAACTATTGCAGGAATATGCTAATTTAAAGAGTGAAACACAAATTTTAGTTGATGAATGGACAACGTATAAAATAGCCGCAGAACTCATTGAGCGAACGTTAACTGAAGCTAGGAAAGATCGTTTCCCAGCAACTATTCGTGATACGACTTACTTTTTTGCTATTTTAACAAATGGAAATTACCAAAAAGTTTTCTTGAAAGACCAAACGATAACGGTTCAACGTAAAGATGGTACTCTATTTGAAGCTTCTGAGCTTTCCCAAGCAACAGCTGAACAACTTTATGTGGCTCTGCGTTTTTCATTCGTAAAAAATGCTAGTGACTTAATTCAATTGCCGTTGCTAGTAGATGATGGCTTTGTGAATTTTGATCACCAAAGAAAAAAAGAGATGTATCAACTATTACAGAGAATTAGTGAAGACATGCAAGTATTTTATTTTACATTTGATGCATCTGTAACAGATGTTTTTCGAAAAGAACAGATAGAAATGTTATAA
- a CDS encoding 3'-5' exoribonuclease YhaM family protein: MEKKLFEYTNDDTFDIYLLIKSADIRVAKNGKKFIAFTFQDTSGQMDGKYWDASEDDIAAFTAGKVVKVSGKRELYQGNPQIKLFKIAVTKSGDPDNPDLYVERAPLKKEDMMEEINDTLFEITNANMNRIVRYLLNHYQKPFFQHPAAKRFHHAFTGGLAFHTVSMLRIAKTIATQYEDINKPLLYAGVILHDLGKIIELSGPISTEYTLEGNLLGHIVIVDEEITKACLALKIDEKSEDVLLLKHMVLAHHGLLEYGSPVRPKLREAEILYMIDNLDATVNMLNSTLNRTEPGMFTERIFGLDNRTFYKPNESEKTTDSK; the protein is encoded by the coding sequence ATGGAAAAGAAATTATTTGAATATACGAACGATGATACTTTCGACATTTATTTACTAATTAAATCAGCTGATATTCGTGTTGCTAAAAATGGCAAAAAATTTATTGCTTTTACATTTCAGGATACAAGCGGCCAAATGGATGGTAAATATTGGGATGCGTCAGAAGATGATATTGCAGCCTTTACTGCTGGAAAAGTAGTAAAAGTTTCAGGGAAAAGAGAACTTTATCAAGGGAATCCTCAAATCAAGCTATTTAAAATTGCCGTAACAAAATCTGGAGATCCAGATAATCCAGATTTATATGTTGAAAGAGCCCCATTAAAGAAAGAAGATATGATGGAAGAAATAAATGATACATTATTTGAGATTACAAATGCGAATATGAATCGGATTGTACGCTATTTATTGAATCATTATCAAAAACCCTTTTTTCAACATCCAGCAGCTAAACGATTTCATCATGCTTTTACTGGCGGACTAGCTTTCCATACGGTCTCTATGTTAAGAATTGCAAAGACAATCGCGACTCAATATGAAGATATCAATAAGCCGTTGCTGTATGCTGGTGTTATTTTACATGATTTGGGCAAAATTATTGAACTATCAGGACCAATATCTACAGAGTACACTTTAGAAGGAAATCTTTTAGGCCATATTGTAATAGTAGATGAAGAAATTACAAAAGCTTGTCTTGCTCTAAAAATTGATGAAAAAAGTGAAGATGTTTTGCTTTTGAAGCATATGGTATTGGCTCATCACGGACTGCTTGAGTATGGTTCTCCGGTTAGACCAAAGTTAAGAGAAGCTGAAATTTTATATATGATTGATAATTTAGATGCTACTGTAAATATGTTAAATTCGACATTAAATAGAACAGAGCCAGGGATGTTTACAGAAAGAATTTTTGGATTAGACAATCGGACATTCTATAAACCAAATGAATCAGAAAAAACAACGGATAGTAAATAA
- a CDS encoding peptidylprolyl isomerase produces MKKLLLATATILAGLTIAGCSDSTVASSTAGKITEDEFYEAMKETVGTSMLQQLIIEDVLDDSYGDKVTDEVVDKQYSTEEENYGGAEAFEYIMLQQGYTADSYKDTIRLNLLIEEAVKDKTKFTEEEIQAAYDAYVPPVTAAHILVEDEETAKDLITQLNDGADFAKLATENSVDTATAPNGGEITFASGEMVPEFEEAAYALKEGEMTTEPVASEYGFHIIKMIEKPEKGTLEEETDTIKDQLLTAKLADSAAIQEVISGIMQDANILIDDKDLATAMDAYLAPATEESATEESATEESATEEPAADSSATEESAVEESAAE; encoded by the coding sequence ATGAAAAAATTATTACTAGCTACAGCTACTATCTTAGCCGGATTAACAATTGCAGGTTGTTCTGATAGCACTGTTGCTTCATCAACTGCAGGAAAAATTACAGAAGATGAATTTTATGAAGCAATGAAAGAAACCGTTGGAACAAGTATGCTTCAACAACTGATTATCGAAGATGTCTTAGATGATTCATACGGAGATAAAGTTACAGACGAAGTAGTGGACAAACAATACTCTACTGAAGAAGAAAATTACGGTGGTGCTGAAGCATTTGAATACATCATGCTGCAACAAGGTTATACCGCTGACAGCTATAAAGACACGATTCGTTTAAACTTATTAATTGAAGAAGCAGTAAAAGACAAAACAAAATTTACTGAAGAAGAAATTCAAGCTGCTTATGACGCTTATGTACCACCTGTAACAGCTGCTCATATTCTTGTAGAAGATGAAGAAACCGCAAAAGACCTTATCACTCAACTAAATGATGGGGCTGATTTTGCAAAACTTGCTACTGAAAATTCAGTAGATACCGCTACTGCTCCTAATGGCGGAGAAATAACTTTCGCATCTGGAGAAATGGTTCCTGAATTCGAAGAAGCAGCTTATGCTTTAAAAGAAGGCGAAATGACAACTGAACCAGTTGCTTCAGAATATGGTTTCCACATCATCAAAATGATTGAAAAACCTGAAAAAGGAACACTTGAAGAAGAAACAGATACAATCAAAGATCAATTATTAACAGCTAAATTAGCTGATAGTGCTGCTATTCAAGAAGTAATTTCAGGTATTATGCAAGATGCAAATATCCTTATTGATGATAAAGACCTAGCTACTGCAATGGATGCTTACTTGGCTCCTGCTACTGAAGAGTCTGCTACTGAAGAATCTGCTACTGAGGAGTCTGCTACTGAAGAACCAGCTGCTGATAGTTCTGCTACTGAGGAATCTGCTGTAGAAGAATCTGCTGCTGAATAA
- a CDS encoding YtxH domain-containing protein, which produces MSNHFMNGLILGAAAGGIYGLLKSPRTGKENRAVLKTYVDDTTVLVNDVSKSVNDLKGAIAQLTNEGKTLAEEFTQDVKESVDEFTYEAEPRMRRIQEHTEKLTADVEDLTQSMKQV; this is translated from the coding sequence ATGTCTAATCACTTTATGAATGGGTTAATTTTAGGTGCTGCAGCTGGAGGAATATATGGTCTTCTTAAGTCTCCACGTACTGGTAAAGAAAATAGAGCTGTCCTAAAAACATATGTTGATGATACGACCGTTTTAGTAAATGATGTATCTAAAAGTGTTAATGACTTAAAAGGAGCAATAGCTCAATTAACAAATGAAGGTAAAACATTAGCTGAAGAGTTTACACAAGATGTAAAAGAGTCTGTTGATGAATTCACTTATGAAGCAGAACCACGTATGCGTCGAATTCAAGAACATACTGAAAAACTAACCGCAGATGTAGAAGATTTAACTCAAAGTATGAAACAAGTTTAA
- a CDS encoding HIT family protein — protein sequence MVDCIFCKIINNEIPSRKVYEDNDIVAFLDLTQVTPGHTLVVPKKHVADVFEIDEDLAATIGSKIPKIATAIKKSNPAIKGMNIVNNNGTVAYQSVFHSHIHILPRYDEQDDFSIHFGDHSGNFTTDELDSIALNIKSKLEGY from the coding sequence ATGGTAGATTGTATTTTTTGTAAAATTATCAACAATGAAATACCTAGCAGAAAAGTTTACGAGGACAATGATATAGTAGCTTTTTTAGACCTTACTCAAGTAACACCAGGTCATACCTTAGTTGTTCCTAAAAAACATGTTGCAGATGTTTTTGAAATAGATGAAGATTTAGCAGCTACAATTGGCAGTAAAATCCCCAAAATTGCGACAGCAATCAAGAAATCCAATCCTGCTATCAAAGGAATGAATATCGTTAATAATAATGGTACTGTTGCTTATCAATCTGTGTTCCATTCACATATACATATCTTGCCTCGTTATGACGAACAAGATGATTTTTCAATTCATTTTGGTGATCATTCTGGTAATTTCACCACTGATGAATTAGATAGTATAGCACTAAACATAAAAAGCAAATTGGAGGGATATTAA
- a CDS encoding ABC transporter ATP-binding protein, translating into MSLTVSHVTGGYSQIPVLKDVSFEVGAGKLIGLIGLNGAGKSTTIKHIIGLLQSQKGEISIDGLTLKNDKENYRKKFGFIPETPVLYEELTLKEHIEITAMAYDIPIETAYERADKLLKRFRLENKLEWFPANFSKGMKQKVMILCAFLVEPSLYIIDEPFLGLDPLGINALLELMEEMKKQGASILMSTHILATAERQCDGFVLLHEGKVKAEGTLEDLRNTFNMPDATLDELYIQLTKEEDSK; encoded by the coding sequence ATGAGTTTAACAGTATCGCATGTTACAGGAGGCTATAGTCAGATTCCTGTATTAAAAGACGTATCTTTTGAAGTAGGAGCTGGAAAATTAATTGGATTAATCGGCTTAAATGGAGCTGGTAAGAGTACGACTATAAAACATATCATTGGTCTGCTCCAATCTCAAAAAGGAGAAATCAGTATTGATGGTTTAACTTTAAAGAATGATAAAGAAAACTATCGAAAAAAATTCGGTTTTATTCCTGAAACGCCAGTTTTATATGAAGAATTAACCTTAAAAGAGCATATTGAAATTACAGCAATGGCATACGATATACCAATTGAAACAGCATATGAACGTGCTGACAAGTTATTAAAAAGATTTAGGTTAGAAAATAAGTTAGAATGGTTTCCAGCTAATTTTTCTAAAGGAATGAAGCAAAAAGTGATGATTCTTTGCGCTTTTTTAGTGGAGCCAAGCTTATACATCATCGATGAACCGTTTTTAGGATTAGACCCTCTTGGCATCAATGCCCTTTTGGAACTTATGGAAGAAATGAAAAAACAAGGAGCTTCCATTTTAATGTCTACTCACATATTGGCGACAGCTGAAAGGCAATGTGATGGATTTGTTTTATTACATGAAGGCAAAGTTAAAGCTGAAGGGACTCTGGAGGATTTAAGAAATACCTTTAACATGCCCGATGCGACTTTGGATGAGCTTTACATTCAATTAACAAAAGAAGAGGATAGTAAATGA